One Phaeodactylum tricornutum CCAP 1055/1 chromosome 28, whole genome shotgun sequence DNA window includes the following coding sequences:
- a CDS encoding predicted protein, producing MLSLQHDAVVAAHGRLRDKNPITLSPWNGAVVGLHNAGTRMRFATKSWSILGRKGLNFHSLLHPLRAQTRAFFASVPCRSATHYIDEWFAETIKPKSFYQKHSKATSSNNRCYFYSVDLQGRLFLEETLPKNIATSIKDTKFLDFFFRRVRRISPEQATFLHERNISWKEYPFVSVCGVEKNFIRPAATPIVFHSLISDDSELSFAGNLVEPFNVENLAISPKSGRLYHRLTKPVPKSKTSQVLCLEYALIRSAVAVQLSEIMEPLEEEEHISDSDSKSYSGLQIQLGKGGYQRIPWLPVEYEPGDWAMPFQADVSQ from the exons ATGTTGTCGCTACAGCACGACGCTGTGGTTGCTGCACACGGGCGTCTGCGCGACAAAAA CCCCATTACCCTGTCGCCATGGAACGGAGCGGTGGTTGGTTTGCACAATGCGGGTACACGAATGAGGTTTGCAACCAAATCATGGTCGATTCTTGGGAGGAAAGGTCTAAATTTTCATTCCTTGTTGCACCCGTTGCGAGCGCAAACGCGAGCATTTTTTGCTAGCGTTCCTTGCAGAAGTGCTACACACTACATTGACGAATGGTTTGCCGAAACCATCAAGCCAAAAAGCTTTTACCAGAAGCACAGCAAAGCAACGTCAAGCAACAACCGTTGCTATTTTTATTCAGTCGATCTGCAAGGTCGCTtatttttggaagaaaccCTGCCCAAGAACATTGCCACATCCATCAAGGATACCAAGTTTCtggactttttctttcggcGTGTCCGTCGCATCAGTCCAGAGCAGGCTACTTTTCTGCATGAGCGAAATATTTCCTGGAAGGAATACCCGTTTGTCAGCGTTTGTGGTGTAGAAAAGAACTTTATTCGGCCGGCGGCCACTCCAATCGTCTTTCACAGCTTGATTTCCGACGACTCTGAATTGTCATTTGCGGGAAACCTTGTGGAGCCGTTCAACGTGGAAAACTTGGCTATTTCGCCTAAAAGTGGTCGCCTGTATCACCGTTTAACCAAGCCAGTTCCGAAGTCTAAGACAAGTCAAGTGCTCTGCTTAGAGTATGCGTTGATTAGGTCGGCAGTAGCCGTCCAACTCTCAGAAATCATGGAACCtctggaagaagaggaacaCATTTCCGACAGTGATTCGAAATCATATTCAGGTCTACAGATACAACTTGGAAAGGGCGGCTACCAACGGATACCATGGCTGCCAGTAGAATATGAACCAGGAGACTGGGCCATGCCATTCCAAGCGGATGTATCTCAATAG
- a CDS encoding predicted protein — protein sequence MAKPRRSSEKKSSKTVLAEDGISDNNIVSRSAEEVKEPQPPLPSITKTIDDERRITPREVRRKRREELRSKSTGVGLSIDANDSKIVNRKIVFGDLDDELPDSVEKPVEVSVALEPSKNASAVVAATHDEKDAESDDNKVEEMKSNVAKAIEIEERNRERATARHAAAVQKPKRKRRKEVSQVHASDNSENFDESFFAELDEKREEDRQSRKKAKEELPKGRHITFVVSGDEPEARKPYPAAHNIEVVVLNDNDSGLKSPIPDSPTKSESGTLLLYSRSVLADGSDGISAKQLQKAKKSGRKDAGNIHWKRSRKMNRLLVPGARSQKARLMGGRPAAHFVVEM from the coding sequence ATGGCAAAACCCCGACGCTCGAGCGAGAAGAAAAGTTCGAAAACTGTCCTTGCAGAAGATGGGATCTCGGACAATAATATAGTGTCACGCTCGGCTGAGGAAGTTAAGGAACCACAACCGCCACTTCCGTCGATAACAAAGACCATCGATGACGAACGTCGCATAACTCCACGTGAAGTGCGGCGAAAACGCCGAGAAGAGCTTCGATCCAAATCTACTGGTGTAGGCTTATCAATCGACGCAAACGATAGCAAAATCGTAAATCGAAAAATTGTCTTCGGGGATTTGGACGATGAATTGCCAGACAGCGTTGAGAAACCTGTTGAAGTTTCTGTTGCTCTGGAACCTTCCAAGAATGCGAGTGCTGTGGTGGCAGCTACGCACGACGAGAAAGACGCGGAAAGTGACGATAACAAAGTAGAAGAAATGAAGAGCAACGTGGCGAAAGCAATTGAAATTGAAGAGCGCAATCGTGAAAGGGCGACAGCGCGACATGCTGCTGCCGTTCAGAAACCCAAACGTAAGCGCAGAAAGGAAGTATCGCAGGTCCACGCATCTGACAATAGTGAAAATTTTGACGAATCTTTTTTCGCCGAGCTGGACGAGAAAAGAGAAGAAGATAGACAAAGTCGAAAGAAGGCGAAGGAAGAATTACCGAAAGGTCGTCACATCACATTTGTCGTTTCAGGCGACGAGCCGGAGGCACGCAAACCCTATCCTGCTGCACATAACATAGAAGTTGTTGTGCTAAACGACAACGATAGCGGCCTCAAGAGTCCTATACCTGATTCTCCCACAAAATCCGAATCAGGGACGTTACTTTTGTACTCACGGAGTGTTCTTGCTGACGGATCAGATGGAATTTCGGCCAAACAATTACAGAAGGCTAAAAAGTCGGGTCGTAAAGATGCCGGGAATATCCACTGGAAGCGCTCCAGAAAAATGAATCGACTGCTTGTTCCAGGTGCTCGATCCCAAAAAGCTCGCTTGATGGGCGGGCGACCGGCTGCTCATTTTGTTGTAGAAATGTAA
- a CDS encoding predicted protein, which produces MSAQKIRKSAGAEPDEFEASVAQELLNLEMTSPDLKASLRDLYITAAKEVDVGNGRKAIILYVPYKLRKSFNKVHQRLVRELEKKFSGRHVMIIAQRTILGKSFRRNQKTSGPLPRSRTLTAVQDAILEDIVYPTEITGKRTRVKVDGKRVLKVFLDSKDQVDVEGRTDTFAAVYGKLTNKQVSFYFQ; this is translated from the exons ATGAGTGCCCAGAAGATCCGAAAGAGCGCTGGT GCTGAACCCGATGAATTCGAGGCTTCTGTTGCCCAGGAGCTTCTCAACCTTGAGATGACTTCCCCTGACCTCAAGGCCTCCCTTCGGGATCTTTACATTACGGCCGCTAAGGAAGTGGATGTCGGCAACGGCCGAAAGGCTATCATTCTGTACGTCCCTTACAAACTACGAAAATCCTTCAACAAGGTTCACCAGAGACTTGTGCGCGAGCTTGAAAAGAAGTTTTCGGGACGCCACGTTATGATTATTGCTCAGCGCACCATTCTGGGAAAATCCTTTCGCCGCAACCAAAAAACCAGCGGTCCTCTTCCGCGCTCGCGCACATTGACCGCCGTTCAGGACGCCAttttggaagacattgtCTATCCTACCGAAATTACAGGCAAGCGAACCCGGGTCAAGGTTGACGGCAAGCGTGTGTTGAAGGTTTTCCTGGACAGCAAGGACCAGGTTGACGTTGAGGGACGAACGGACACGTTTGCCGCTGTCTACGGAAAACTGACCAACAAACAAGTCTCTTTTTACTTCCAGTAA
- a CDS encoding predicted protein, translating into MRSIYELLHLNPSRAAFLHLVLLGIPHRFGLLTTGWGNHYLPSELFPEPCSVFADGACNESELFTLRDSGVRFILYYELAWVVWFVMRKNAANIVAFHKILVGSSMASLLIMSWIQNYFHPSPNSPEFSPSFYTNLVFFHLLAISISLWTLAVHPKPSPGAMKWSIPANSIFCGASFTLLGDVGILTRTIASATKCIQVVNFFAATAGCQMLLEEGGVENVYAMKRSATKTVKLCVFLAAFYTTLHGTLLLRMRVFLTMPQLRAVCLYKLVVNLVLPFLWLPEMSSVLSIDHRIPFAIRGVLTLSYLFGYLLAGQAEGVSRILTAEKDD; encoded by the exons ATGCGTTCCATTTATGAACTCCTTCATTTGAATCCGAGTCGGGCTGCTTTCCTTCACCTCGTCCTTCTCGGCATTCCGCACCGTTTCGGATTGCTCACCACGGGATGGGGAAACCACTATTTACCGAGCGAGCTGTTTCCCGAACCGTGCTCTGTCTTTGCTGATGGAGCTTGCAACGAATCGGAACTCTTTACGCTACGTGATTCGGGTGTCCGCTTTATCCTCTACTACGAACTGGCGTGGGTCGTATGGTTTGTCATGCGGAAGAATGCGGCAAATATCGTTGCATTTCACAAAATACTGGTGGGATCTTCCATGGCATCTTTGTTGATCATGTCCTGGATCCAAAACTACTTTCATCCTTCGCCAAATTCGCCCGAGTTCAGTCCAAGCTTTTACACCAATCTAGTATTCTTTCATCTATTGGCCATATCCATAAGTCTATGGACATTGGCAGTTCACCCAAAACCGTCTCCGGGAGCAATGAAGTGGTCTATACCTGCTAATTCTATATTTTGCGGTGCG TCTTTCACCCTGCTCGGCGATGTTGGAATTCTGACCCGCACAATTGCTTCCGCTACCAAATGCATCCAGGTCGTCAATTTTTTCGCCGCTACTGCCGGCTGTCAAATGTTGCTAGAAGAAGGAGGTGTCGAAAACGTGTACGCGATGAAACGATCCGCGACGAAAACTGTGAAGCTTTGTGTGTTTCTCGCTGCCTTTTACACAACGTTGCACGGAACGTTGTTGCTTCGCATGCGGGTATTTCTTACCATGCCTCAACTTCGCGCTGTCTGCTTGTATAAGTTGGTTGTGAATTTggtcttgcctttcttgtgGTTGCCCGAAATGAGTTCGGTGCTGTCAATCGATCACCGCATTCCGTTCGCGATTCGCGGCGTCCTCACGCTGAGTTACCTATTCGGGTACCTACTTGCGGGCCAAGCTGAAGGCGTCAGTCGTATTCTTACGGCCGAAAAGGACGACTGA
- a CDS encoding predicted protein gives MSRHRAGASAPIDLSSSDEEDAFSALNTKHKIPPGISTRKADTSQSQATAKLPASVTSSMKRHHVELSDSRKRKMDALLSELEYEKNNISIKPHRFVPEKKGSFVEPGEELLTTNIFVGNLSPTLTEEQVAEVFRQFGALYSVKIMWPRTPEEKMRNRHTGFVCFMNRRDAEDAMDACSEADPFNVGRPLMMRWGKNVKRTGQRPPLESDLAYRKKVPNIADTPARQVNNDNHIDRDTIVHESNIIRVIAPSDRQRAQFISTVASFVSKDGLAFEKNLIDRERNNVQFNFLRWQSNGDTIEKDEHIFYRWRVYSFCQGDGFYSWKTIPFRVYEPGGCHWIPPVIDPDAARFEMEHEREKEEAIERQKNQRRVQHGRRGFSTGRQLEQARRGGSDGGAVMAPEEMIDFNRLCRDNLCASREAICSAMAFCFEKSVAAKQISILLKDLLLDKGNAVSVETRIARMYLMSDILFNSQQPGVRNAFLYRDAVERMASEVFTFLGDYGNTIGRFSRTKLASAVKAVLGAWTNWGVYNPTFIDELDDRFEGKELVPESEYGANPIANEDDDKIEEVQMETTPAVRLNPQGDWVTVMEGENDETQGQSSRLTKQDKGECSDHTASDDSDADGVTLEECDNVDGEPVGDILPLKSDADNNEDGEPLGETFDHTDGAPLEGSDLDGSPLEDEVSHDVALESELDGEPL, from the exons ATGAGCAGGCATCGTGCGGGCGCCTCGGCTCCAATCGATTTATCGTCAtcagacgaagaagatgccTTTTCGGCTTTGAATACGAAACACAAGATCCCACCTGGAATTTCGACAAGGAAGGCTGACACCTCGCAATCGCAAGCCACCGCTAAATTACCCGCTTCTGTAACCTCTTCCATGAAGCGACACCACGTCGAACTAAGCGATtcacgaaaacgaaaaatgGACGCCTTGCTTTCCGAGTTGGAATACGAAAAGAACAACATATCCATCAAACCGCATCGCTTTGTCCCAGAGAAAAAGGGATCATTCGTCGAGCCTGGTGAAGAGCTTTTGACGACGAATATATTCGTAGGAAACTTATCGCCTACCTTGACGGAAGAACAGGTTGCGGAGGTTTTTCGGCAATTCG GTGCGCTATACTCGGTCAAGATTATGTGGCCGCGAACGCCGGAAGAAAAGATGCGGAACCGGCACACGGGGTTTGTGTGCTTTATGAATCGCCGAGATGCCGAAGACGCTATGGACGCCTGCAGCGAAGCGGACCCGTTCAACGTGGGACGCCCGCTGATGATGAGATGGGGCAAGAACGTAAAACGAACTGGTCAGCGGCCTCCGTTGGAATCTGATCTAGCTTACAGGAAGAAGGTGCCCAATATTGCTGATACACCCGCGAGGCAAGTCAATAATGATAACCACATCGATCGTGATACTATTGTTCATGAATCGAACATAATTCGTGTGATTGCACCTTCCGATCGGCAACGAGCACAATTTATATCCACCGTGGCTTCGTTTGTGTCTAAAGACGGGCTCGCTTTTGAAAAGAATCTTATTGATCGAGAGAGAAACAATGTACAGTTCAATTTCTTGAGGTGGCAAAGTAACGGAGATACGATCGAAAAGGATGAACACATATTTTACCGCTGGCGAGTGTATTCCTTTTGTCAAGGAGATGGCTTCTACAGCTGGAAGACGATTCCGTTTCGTGTGTATGAACCAGGCGGTTGTCACTGGATTCCTCCTGTGATTGACCCCGATGCTGCACGGTTCGAGATGGAGcacgaaagagaaaaagaagaggccATCGAACGCCAAAAAAATCAGCGTCGCGTTCAACACGGTCGACGCGGCTTTTCTACTGGACGCCAGCTTGAGCAAGCTCGCCGTGGTGGATCCGATGGTGGCGCTGTCATGGCGCCTGAGGAAATGATTGACTTCAACAGATTGTGCCGCGATAATCTTTGCGCATCTAGGGAGGCTATTTGCTCGGCCATGGCCTTTTGCTTCGAGAAGAGTGTGGCTGCGAAGCAGATTTCTATACTGTTGAAAGACCTGTTGCTCGACAAGGGAAATGCCGTTAGCGTTGAGACCAGAATTGCCCGTATGTACCTTATGTCGGACATCTTGTTCAACTCACAACAACCAGGTGTACGGAATGCATTTTTGTATCGAGATGCCGTCGAGCGCATGGCATCAGAAGTCTTTACTTTCTTGGGCGACTACGGTAATACGATCGGTCGGTTTTCGCGTACTAAACTTGCATCAGCCGTGAAGGCGGTGCTTGGGGCGTGGACCAACTGGGGTGTGTACAATCCTACTTTTATTGATGAGCTCGATGACCGATTTGAAGGGAAAGAACTTGTCCCGGAAAGCGAATACGGAGCCAACCCTATTGCaaacgaggacgacgataAGATCGAGGAGGTACAAATGGAGACAACGCCGGCTGTTAGGTTGAATCCTCAGGGCGACTGGGTAACAGTGATGGAGGGAGAAAATGATGAGACGCAGGGACAGTCGTCTCGGTTGACGAAGCAGGACAAGGGAGAGTGTAGCGACCACACTGCATCCGACGACAGCGATGCTGATGGTGTAACATTGGAGGAATGTGACAACGTCGATGGCGAACCTGTTGGAGATATTCTGCCGCTCAAAAGTGATGCcgacaacaacgaagatGGTGAACCCCTTGGCGAAACCTTTGACCATACTGACGGTGCTCCTTTGGAGGGGAGCGACCTAGATGGTAGTCCTTTAGAAGATGAAGTCTCGCATGATGTTGCTCTCGAGAGCGAACTAGATGGCGAGCCCTTGTAA
- the TAL gene encoding plastidic transaldolase (Transaldolase, involved in pentose-phosphate pathway, plastidic enzyme, possesses N-terminal bipartite targeting sequence): MKSLVPLAFVLATSSGFAPREHHYYRPNQPARTNALVLQAESTAAVLASADSQLAQLASMTTLSIDIGDLQVIQLYASTGYITDATTNPLFVSQAGLSGDPLYANMVDDAVSYALQHTKNSPLHDDPSESATVSLAIDRLAVNLGKAIADIVPGYISTEVDPRLSFDTEASIQRGLRIIDMYETLGVPKSRVLIKLAATWEGILAAEQLQARGIQCNLTLVFSLTQAIACAQYGAHLISPFPGRILDWYKTKEGRTQGVEPEQDEGVVACRNMFAYFKTHGHSTICMPASWRPSRGAGYDLDEILALAGTDRMTIPAPLLEQLASRTDTVERQLDAGRVEKMDELGNGKMSEKEFRYRLNMDGCGTDKLAEGIRAFIGETEKLEKAIAEKIRTAVSVAK, translated from the exons ATGAAGTCTTTGGTACCTTTGGCATTTGTCTTGGCCACATCGTCAGGTTTTGCTCCTCGAGAGCATCATTATTATCGCCCTAACCAGCCGGCCAGGACCAACGCTTTGGTACTTCAGGCTGAATCTACTGCCGCCGTGCTAGCATCGGCCGACTCTCAACTCGCACAATTGGCGTCCATGACGACACTGTCTATTGACATTGGCGACCTCCAAGTGATTCAACTGTACGCCAGTACTGGATACATTACCGATGCTACCACCAATCCACTGTTCGTGTCACAGGCGGGGCTCAGCGGTGACCCACTATACGCTAACATGGTAGACGACGCCGTCTCCTACGCCTTGCAGCACACCAAAAATAGCCCCTTGCACGACGACCCTTCGGAATCCGCAACGGTATCCCTCGCGATTGATCGGCTCGCGGTCAATCTCGGCAAGGCTATTGCAGACATCGTACCAGGATACATTTCTACCGAAGTCGATCCGCGCTTGTCGTTCGACACCGAGGCATCTATTCAACGCGGTCTCCGCATTATCGACATGTACGAAACTCTAGGGGTGCCGAAATCACGAGTTCTGATCAAACTAGCCGCTACGTGGGAGGGAATTTTGGCCGCCGAACAGCTACAAGCCCGGGGGATACAGTGTAACTTGACACTCGTCTTTTCTCTCACGCAAGCGATTGCGTGTGCGCAATACGGTGCCCACTTGATTTCGCCCTTTCCCGGACG AATCCTCGATTGGTACAAAACGAAAGAGGGCCGGACGCAAGGTGTCGAGCCCGAGCAGGACGAAGGTGTCGTCGCTTGTCGTAACATGTTCGCTTACTTTAAAACACACGGACACTCGACGATTTGTATGCCGGCAAGTTGGCGACCTTCTCGTGGAGCGGGATACGATCTAGACGAGATTTTGGCGTTGGCGGGAACGGACCGCATGACCATTCCGGCGCCACTGCTGGAGCAATTAGCCTCACGTACCGACACTGTCGAACGGCAACTGGACGCCGGACGGGTTGAAAAAATGGATGAACTTGGCAATGGAAAGATGAGCGAAAAAGAATTCCGTTATCGATTAAACATGGATGGCTGCGGTACAGATAAGCTAGCTGAAGGAATTCGTGCTTTTATTGGAGAGACGGAAAAGCTAGAAAAAGCTATTGCCGAGAAGATTCGCACAGCTGTATCAGTGGCAAAGTAA
- a CDS encoding predicted protein produces MLSKGTDSKKRLEEANRIIWQQAQNPAGGVGPTLPVSAPQEGTLLHHNVPAMDIGIEPSAKRPRVDTATVIPPPPPPPPPPPPLVPQSNSIVPPPGFSAATEDPFTISGSAPSQGLTEGNDLLSESDFVASLSKPEVTLQIRVPNDPTQMAWNFYGQIVSLSINVKSTVKVVKQEVSRVNLNNMPANKIQLKNTATGAFLKDSLSLAALNLGPSASLELVPKTRGGRK; encoded by the coding sequence ATGTTGAGTAAAGGGACCGACTCCAAGAAACGATTGGAAGAGGCCAACCGTATTATATGGCAACAAGCGCAGAATCCTGCAGGTGGCGTTGGTCCAACGCTTCCTGTGTCTGCTCCACAAGAAGGCACGTTGCTACACCATAATGTCCCAGCTATGGATATTGGAATTGAACCGTCGGCGAAACGACCAAGAGTCGATACGGCTACGGTTAttccgccgccaccacctcctcctcctcctccaccgccGCTTGTACCTCAATCCAATTCAATTGTACCTCCCCCTGGGTTTTCTGCTGCTACAGAAGATCCGTTTACAATTTCAGGCTCCGCACCTTCTCAAGGGCTCACAGAAGGGAATGATCTATTGTCCGAATCCGACTTCGTCGCATCGCTGAGCAAGCCAGAAGTTACCTTGCAGATTCGGGTACCAAACGACCCGACGCAAATGGCTTGGAATTTCTACGGTCAGATTGTTTCATTATCTATTAATGTGAAGTCTACAGTTAAAGTAGTCAAGCAAGAAGTCTCACGGGTCAACCTTAACAATATGCCGGCGAACAAAATTCAGCTAAAGAATACCGCTACGGGAGCTTTTCTCAAGGACAGCTTGAGTCTGGCAGCTCTCAACCTTGGTCCGAGCGCAAGTCTGGAACTAGTACCAAAAACGAGAGGTGGTAGAAAATAA